In Primulina huaijiensis isolate GDHJ02 chromosome 16, ASM1229523v2, whole genome shotgun sequence, a single genomic region encodes these proteins:
- the LOC140960738 gene encoding uncharacterized protein gives MADCLERGKMEKKKSEIATNNRNSEVAGTGTGVTKHTAGSRSIIEHTLKLEADLKRKIDCWEVFRITHRHKDGTFVDARSQAIDDNMTTRISKISQATTEGEEPHTPSQDAINDIYYEVV, from the exons ATGGCAGATTGTTTGGAGCGGggtaaaatggaaaaaaaaaaatcagagatAGCTACAAATAACAGAAATAGTGAGGTGGCTGGCACAGGCACTGGAGTTACTAAGCACACGGCCGGATCACGCTCTATAATTGAGCATACTTTGAAATTG GAAGCGGATTTAAAGCGAAAAATTGATTGTTGGGAGGTGTTTCGAATTACACATCGTCACAAGGATGGAACATTTGTCGATGCACGATCTCAAGCTATAGAT GATAACATGACCACAAGAATTTCCAAGATATCTCAAGCTACTACAGAGGGAGAGGAGCCACATACTCCATCACAGGATGCCATAAACGACATATATTATGAGGTTGTTTGA